A region of Bacillus cabrialesii DNA encodes the following proteins:
- the bofC gene encoding sporulation cell-cell signaling protein BofC → MKRFSTAYLLLGILCSAAACLIGAPPRALGAEVEHYEPLQVHVQLEKVYLDGDVSIEHKDEKVISMDDFWTAYAGWTLVEQKKGYVLFRKQMDDISPLSKVNGYIGVSDNGVISTFHGRPESASEPIQSFFQIDLERLESHMQKNLLKGIPFRTKAEFEDVIEHMKTYSG, encoded by the coding sequence GTGAAACGATTCAGCACGGCGTATCTTTTGCTGGGCATTCTTTGCTCAGCCGCAGCATGTCTAATAGGTGCTCCGCCCCGAGCACTTGGGGCGGAAGTGGAGCACTATGAACCGCTGCAGGTGCATGTGCAGCTTGAAAAAGTGTATTTGGACGGCGATGTCAGCATTGAGCATAAGGATGAAAAAGTGATTTCTATGGATGATTTTTGGACAGCTTATGCCGGCTGGACGCTTGTCGAACAAAAAAAGGGATATGTGCTCTTCCGGAAGCAAATGGACGATATTTCTCCGCTCAGTAAGGTGAACGGGTATATCGGTGTCTCGGATAATGGGGTGATTTCCACTTTTCATGGTCGGCCTGAATCAGCTTCCGAACCGATTCAGTCTTTTTTCCAAATTGATTTAGAAAGGCTGGAAAGCCATATGCAAAAAAATCTCCTGAAAGGCATTCCGTTTCGGACAAAAGCGGAGTTTGAAGATGTCATAGAACATATGAAGACATACAGCGGGTAA
- a CDS encoding MFS transporter, whose protein sequence is MNTAHAKGNVLNKIGIPSHMVWGYIGVVIFMVGDGLEQGWLSPFLVDHGLSMQQSASLFTVYGIAVTISAWLSGTFVQTWGPRKTMTVGLLAFILGSAAFIGWAIPHMYYPALLGSYALRGLGYPLFAYSFLVWVSYSTSHHILGKAVGWFWFMFTCGLNVLGPFYSSYAVQAFGEITTLWSALLFVAAGGFLALFFNKDKFTPVQKQDQPKWKELSKAFTIMFENPKVGIGGVVKTINAIGQFGFAIFLPTYLARYGYSVSEWLQIWGTLFFVNIVFNIIFGAVGDKLGWRNTVMWFGGVGCGIFTLALYYTPQLIGHQYWVLMIIACCYGAALAGYVPLSALLPTLAPDNKGAAMSVLNLGSGLCAFIAPGIVSLFIGPLGAGGVIWIFASLYFLSAFLTQFLTISEQSSDVYTEERFVRENVQTNFEKTVKQ, encoded by the coding sequence ATGAATACAGCACATGCTAAAGGAAATGTTTTGAACAAAATCGGAATTCCTTCTCACATGGTTTGGGGTTACATTGGCGTTGTCATCTTTATGGTTGGAGACGGACTTGAACAAGGCTGGCTGTCTCCTTTTCTCGTTGATCACGGTCTCAGCATGCAGCAATCCGCATCATTATTTACCGTATACGGCATTGCTGTCACCATCTCGGCTTGGCTTTCGGGCACATTTGTCCAAACTTGGGGGCCGAGAAAAACGATGACTGTGGGCTTACTTGCATTTATCCTCGGTTCGGCCGCTTTTATCGGCTGGGCGATTCCTCATATGTATTATCCGGCTCTCTTGGGCAGCTATGCACTTAGAGGCTTGGGATATCCGCTGTTTGCATACTCGTTTCTCGTGTGGGTGTCATACAGCACCTCTCATCACATTCTCGGAAAAGCAGTCGGCTGGTTTTGGTTTATGTTTACGTGCGGCCTTAACGTACTCGGTCCGTTTTATTCCAGCTATGCGGTTCAGGCCTTTGGAGAAATCACTACGCTTTGGAGCGCTTTGCTATTTGTGGCGGCAGGTGGATTCCTCGCTCTATTTTTTAACAAAGATAAATTTACACCGGTACAAAAACAAGATCAGCCGAAATGGAAAGAGCTGTCCAAGGCATTTACAATTATGTTTGAAAACCCTAAAGTCGGCATCGGCGGAGTGGTCAAGACGATAAATGCCATAGGGCAATTCGGGTTTGCCATCTTTCTCCCGACTTATTTAGCTCGTTACGGATATTCTGTTTCAGAATGGCTGCAAATATGGGGGACGCTCTTTTTTGTTAATATCGTGTTTAATATCATTTTCGGCGCAGTCGGAGATAAACTTGGCTGGCGCAATACCGTGATGTGGTTTGGCGGTGTAGGGTGCGGCATTTTTACGCTGGCGCTTTATTATACGCCTCAATTGATCGGGCATCAGTATTGGGTGCTGATGATTATCGCCTGCTGCTACGGCGCGGCATTGGCCGGTTACGTGCCATTAAGCGCGCTTTTGCCGACACTTGCCCCTGATAATAAAGGCGCTGCCATGTCAGTATTAAATCTGGGATCTGGTTTATGTGCGTTTATCGCGCCGGGCATCGTCAGTCTTTTCATTGGGCCGCTCGGTGCAGGCGGTGTGATTTGGATTTTTGCGTCATTGTATTTTTTGAGTGCTTTTCTGACACAATTTTTGACGATTTCAGAGCAAAGCTCCGACGTGTATACGGAGGAACGGTTTGTCAGGGAAAATGTGCAAACAAATTTCGAGAAAACGGTTAAGCAGTAG
- the iolG gene encoding inositol 2-dehydrogenase — MTKQIVTGIIGAGRIGKLHVQNIRRIPHLKIKAVSDIQASRIKSWADSHQVEYITSDYRDLLHDPDIDAVFICTPTAVHAQMIREAAEAKKHIFCEKPVSFSLEETKDALAAVRKHGIALQVGFNRRFDPHFKKIKTIVEKGEIGTPHLLKITSRDPEPPNIDYVRTSGGLFMDMSIHDFDMARYIMGSEVTEVYAKGTALVNPSFAELGDIDTAVITLTFENGAMAVIDNSRQAVYGYDQRVEVFGTKGSAAADNSRPTTVEVSTADFVLKDKPHFFFLERYKDAYEEEILRFAEAIDTNRETACTGNDGFQAERIARAAQQSLAFGMPVSIEHTEKIAF; from the coding sequence ATGACAAAACAGATTGTGACAGGGATTATCGGTGCTGGGCGCATCGGCAAACTTCATGTTCAAAATATACGCCGGATTCCTCACCTGAAAATAAAAGCGGTCTCTGATATTCAGGCAAGCCGTATAAAAAGCTGGGCCGACAGTCATCAGGTTGAATACATAACCTCTGATTATCGTGATTTATTACATGATCCGGATATTGACGCTGTTTTTATTTGCACACCTACAGCCGTACATGCGCAAATGATCCGAGAAGCAGCCGAGGCGAAAAAGCATATTTTTTGTGAGAAGCCCGTCAGTTTCTCTCTGGAAGAAACAAAAGATGCGCTTGCGGCCGTCCGGAAACACGGGATTGCGCTTCAAGTCGGATTTAACCGCCGTTTTGATCCTCATTTTAAGAAAATCAAAACGATTGTTGAAAAAGGTGAAATCGGTACGCCTCATTTATTAAAAATCACGTCACGGGACCCAGAACCCCCGAATATAGATTATGTCCGTACTTCAGGCGGCTTGTTTATGGATATGTCGATCCATGATTTTGACATGGCCAGATATATTATGGGAAGCGAAGTGACGGAAGTGTATGCAAAAGGGACGGCTTTGGTGAATCCTTCATTTGCGGAGCTGGGAGATATTGATACGGCTGTCATTACATTGACTTTTGAAAACGGTGCCATGGCTGTCATTGACAACAGCCGCCAAGCTGTGTACGGATATGACCAGCGGGTCGAGGTCTTCGGGACGAAAGGCTCGGCAGCGGCGGACAACAGCAGGCCGACGACAGTCGAAGTGTCAACCGCTGATTTTGTTCTGAAAGATAAACCGCATTTCTTTTTCCTTGAACGCTATAAGGATGCGTATGAGGAGGAGATCCTTCGGTTTGCGGAAGCGATCGACACAAACCGGGAAACTGCCTGCACGGGCAATGACGGTTTTCAGGCGGAACGGATCGCCAGAGCGGCACAGCAGTCGCTTGCTTTTGGCATGCCTGTCAGTATTGAGCACACTGAAAAAATCGCTTTTTAA
- a CDS encoding phosphotransferase, whose protein sequence is MLTKAEELAHSVIYRKNSRFDKVKEKSEELTLIGKGRSAYVFALTEGDRKMALKVFFPEYQATAIKEAAIYEKLAGSAFYPDIYETGDSFILMEYIKGETFYNCLKKGIAINDDMIQQVEEALSDARAAGLNPSDIHLRNLILTETGAVRVIDVARFEQTKTCTQWNDLKTAYHALYKKPIFPKKIPGFWLEIIAFLYKKDWFQKHFAQRKRKYS, encoded by the coding sequence ATGCTGACAAAAGCAGAGGAACTGGCCCATTCAGTCATATACCGCAAGAACAGCAGATTTGATAAAGTCAAAGAAAAATCCGAGGAATTAACACTAATCGGCAAAGGAAGGAGCGCCTATGTGTTCGCCCTTACAGAAGGTGATCGAAAAATGGCGCTGAAAGTATTTTTTCCAGAGTATCAAGCGACAGCCATCAAAGAAGCAGCGATCTATGAAAAATTAGCCGGGTCCGCATTCTACCCTGACATTTATGAAACTGGTGATTCATTTATTCTCATGGAATATATTAAAGGTGAAACCTTTTATAATTGTCTGAAGAAAGGCATTGCGATCAATGATGATATGATTCAGCAGGTTGAAGAAGCACTTTCTGACGCCCGTGCGGCCGGCCTGAACCCGTCGGACATTCATTTGCGGAATCTGATTCTGACAGAAACCGGAGCAGTGCGGGTGATTGATGTTGCGAGATTTGAACAGACAAAAACGTGCACGCAGTGGAATGATTTAAAAACAGCGTATCATGCACTCTACAAAAAACCGATATTCCCCAAAAAGATTCCGGGTTTTTGGCTGGAGATTATCGCATTTTTATATAAAAAAGACTGGTTCCAAAAACATTTCGCTCAGCGGAAAAGAAAATATTCTTAA
- a CDS encoding DUF5412 family protein, with protein sequence MLFSLKNVPKGNLVQSVESPDGNYTLNTYVSRNTLSSDAARGELVNEKTLVKKTIYWNYPDSSPTVKWINHNTVKIGNQTLHLDTDETYDWRKDDHWIREEPPQASVR encoded by the coding sequence ATGTTATTTTCACTAAAAAACGTCCCGAAAGGCAATCTCGTCCAATCGGTTGAATCGCCGGATGGAAACTATACGTTAAACACTTATGTATCCCGGAATACCTTGAGTTCAGATGCGGCCAGAGGCGAACTTGTGAACGAAAAAACACTTGTCAAGAAAACAATCTACTGGAACTATCCGGACAGCAGCCCGACCGTTAAATGGATCAATCACAATACAGTGAAAATCGGCAATCAGACTTTACATCTTGATACTGATGAAACGTATGATTGGAGAAAGGATGATCATTGGATCCGTGAAGAACCGCCGCAGGCGTCAGTGAGGTGA